In Pseudomonadota bacterium, the following are encoded in one genomic region:
- a CDS encoding HDOD domain-containing protein, protein MENQVPEDGIIKQIAKLIDQIETSGSTLTSIKSIVTGILGIINSPDSSPNDLKELIEIDPPLAAKVLRVANSPYYASHRTISDIDQAIIWIGFDALQEIVLTQKFSEIFKNGTESYGFSLEALWRHSLAVALLSKIIYRREYGEKGNNAYAAGLLHDIGIIVEEQFRHDQFKKILKAYHESGNNITKAEKDILGFDHAQLGKTLADHWNFPLELVTAIGCHHNPDKAEQEHVRLASTLYVADFLVLKNNLGFCDAGVNDSKKFAEIAKSLKLTTFSIKALLAVLLEDLEKMEDKGGFIK, encoded by the coding sequence ATGGAGAATCAAGTACCCGAAGATGGAATTATCAAACAGATAGCAAAATTGATAGACCAGATTGAAACCAGCGGTTCGACACTGACATCCATCAAAAGCATTGTTACCGGAATTCTTGGGATTATAAACAGTCCTGATTCAAGCCCCAACGACCTCAAGGAACTCATAGAGATCGACCCTCCCCTGGCAGCTAAAGTCCTGCGGGTGGCAAACTCTCCGTATTATGCCTCGCACCGGACGATAAGTGATATTGACCAGGCCATCATCTGGATTGGGTTTGATGCCCTGCAGGAAATCGTCCTCACCCAGAAATTCAGTGAAATTTTCAAAAACGGTACGGAATCCTATGGTTTTTCTCTGGAAGCATTATGGAGACACAGTCTTGCCGTAGCCCTGCTTTCAAAAATTATTTATCGCAGGGAATACGGCGAAAAGGGCAATAATGCCTATGCCGCCGGCCTGCTTCACGATATTGGCATCATTGTTGAAGAGCAATTCCGCCACGACCAATTTAAAAAAATTCTCAAAGCCTACCATGAAAGCGGCAACAACATCACCAAAGCGGAGAAAGATATTCTCGGTTTTGACCACGCACAGTTAGGAAAAACCCTTGCCGATCACTGGAATTTCCCCCTTGAACTGGTTACCGCCATCGGTTGTCACCACAACCCGGATAAGGCTGAGCAGGAACATGTGAGACTGGCAAGTACTTTGTATGTTGCGGACTTTCTCGTTTTAAAAAACAATCTGGGTTTCTGTGACGCCGGGGTTAATGACTCTAAAAAATTTGCCGAAATCGCCAAAAGTCTGAAACTTACGACGTTTTCAATCAAAGCTCTGCTTGCTGTTCTCCTTGAAGATCTTGAAAAAATGGAAGACAAGGGAGGGTTTATTAAATGA